Proteins found in one Bacillus subtilis subsp. subtilis str. 168 genomic segment:
- the ahpF gene encoding alkyl hydroperoxide reductase (large subunit) (Evidence 1a: Function from experimental evidences in the studied strain; PubMedId: 8932314, 14766928, 16232966, 23899494; Product type e: enzyme), with amino-acid sequence MVLDANIKAQLNQYMQLIENDIVLKVSAGEDDTSKDMLALVDELASMSSKISVEKAELNRTPSFSVNRVGEDTGVTFAGIPLGHEFTSLVLALLQVSGRPPKVDQKVIDQVKKISGEYHFESYISLTCHNCPDVVQALNMMSVLNPNITHTMIDGAAYKAEVESKNIMAVPTVYLNGESFGSGRMTLEEILAKMGSGTDASEFADKEPFDVLVVGGGPAGASAAIYTARKGIRTGVVAERFGGQVLDTMSIENFISVKATEGPKLAASLEEHVKEYDIDVMNLQRAKRLEKKDLFELELENGAVLKSKTVILSTGARWRNVNVPGEQEFKNKGVAYCPHCDGPLFEGKDVAVIGGGNSGIEAAIDLAGIVNHVTVLEFAPELKADEVLQKRLYSLPNVTVVKNAQTKEITGDQSVNGITYVDRETGEEKHVELQGVFVQIGLVPNTEWLEGTVERNRMGEIIVDKHGATSVPGLFAAGDCTDSAYNQIIISMGSGATAALGAFDYLIRN; translated from the coding sequence TTGGTACTTGATGCAAATATCAAAGCACAATTAAATCAATATATGCAGCTAATTGAGAATGACATTGTTCTCAAAGTTAGCGCAGGCGAAGATGACACTTCTAAGGACATGCTGGCTCTCGTTGATGAGCTGGCTTCCATGTCATCGAAAATTTCAGTTGAAAAAGCTGAATTAAACAGAACGCCGAGCTTCAGTGTCAATCGTGTCGGAGAAGACACTGGCGTGACTTTCGCCGGTATCCCTCTGGGCCACGAATTCACATCATTAGTGTTGGCGTTGCTCCAAGTGAGCGGCAGACCGCCTAAGGTAGACCAAAAAGTCATTGATCAGGTGAAGAAGATCAGTGGTGAATACCACTTCGAATCTTATATCAGCCTGACATGCCACAACTGTCCTGATGTTGTACAAGCTTTAAACATGATGAGCGTGCTGAACCCGAACATTACGCACACGATGATTGACGGTGCAGCATACAAAGCAGAAGTTGAAAGCAAAAACATCATGGCAGTGCCGACCGTTTACCTGAATGGCGAATCCTTCGGAAGCGGCCGTATGACGCTTGAAGAAATTCTTGCGAAAATGGGCAGCGGCACAGATGCATCTGAGTTTGCTGACAAAGAGCCGTTTGACGTTCTTGTGGTCGGAGGCGGACCTGCTGGTGCAAGTGCAGCGATCTACACTGCACGTAAAGGCATCCGAACTGGTGTTGTCGCTGAGCGCTTCGGCGGACAGGTTCTCGACACCATGAGCATCGAAAACTTCATCAGCGTCAAAGCGACGGAAGGACCGAAGCTAGCGGCAAGTCTTGAAGAGCATGTGAAGGAATATGATATTGATGTCATGAACCTTCAGCGTGCGAAACGCCTTGAGAAGAAAGATCTGTTCGAACTTGAACTCGAAAACGGCGCTGTCCTGAAAAGTAAAACAGTGATCCTTTCAACAGGTGCACGCTGGCGCAATGTCAACGTCCCCGGTGAACAAGAGTTCAAAAACAAAGGTGTCGCATACTGCCCGCACTGTGATGGGCCATTGTTTGAAGGCAAAGACGTTGCGGTAATCGGCGGCGGAAACTCTGGTATCGAAGCAGCGATTGATCTTGCAGGTATTGTCAATCACGTTACTGTACTAGAATTCGCGCCGGAACTGAAAGCAGACGAAGTCCTGCAAAAACGTCTCTACAGCCTGCCTAACGTTACTGTCGTGAAAAACGCACAAACAAAAGAAATCACAGGTGATCAGAGTGTTAACGGCATCACATATGTAGACCGCGAAACAGGCGAAGAAAAACACGTTGAACTTCAAGGTGTATTCGTCCAAATCGGTCTCGTGCCAAACACAGAATGGTTAGAAGGAACGGTTGAACGCAACCGCATGGGCGAAATTATTGTCGACAAACACGGCGCAACAAGCGTACCAGGCTTATTTGCTGCCGGCGACTGCACAGACAGTGCGTACAACCAAATTATTATTTCTATGGGATCAGGTGCAACTGCCGCCCTCGGCGCGTTTGATTACCTAATCCGTAACTAA